ACATATGTCATGACCAAGTGGGCAACCCGCCGTCACGTCGCCCAtcggtttgtgagctgccattttgaagcctcgggTTCAGCACTTTAAAGCGGGCCGCAGTCCGCGCGGtaggagaaaaataattttaacttGGGATGAGGATACAACCAGAAAATGAAGCGCTTTACCAAGTGCAAGTGAAAAGTCAGAAATGTCTAATGCCTAATAAACCCAGCGGATTTTGGATTTActctcccttttttcatttttttttcttttttttattgggatCAAATCCAGCTTTCTCTTCACATCGCCTGTGATATTACCAACAGCAGATGCCATAAATTCCGACAATCCGTTCCGACAAGTGCCCGTATCGACAGGAAGCAGAATTGTTTTCAGAGGCAAATTTACACTCTGGGTTTGCAGCATAGACGGTGTGATCGTGTTTGTGATCCCACCCCAAGAGTgggatcacaaacacaaaagtccACACATCTGTGTTCAGggtttatttttgggggggggggggggattttcacatttcaggCAAGTGAGGAAACTAAAATATCTGACACACGTGTCTGTTTCACAGTGTCGTGGTTTGATTGTAAAGTTGAGAAAAAGCAAAGGAATTTGGGGTCGCAGCTTCACCCACTGCACAAGTCTGTAATCTCATCTGTCACTTTGTTTGGATGGTTTGGTTATTATCTTGATtgtgtgtgtcatatttttgacagtgtgCTTCTGTACTCCAGACGTGAGATACTGAAATTTGTGAATGCCTTTTCGTTCCAGACCTTCTTACCACTCTTcttatgttctctctctctctctctctgcctgtttgtgCTTCTATCACCTCACAGGTTTTATTTAGTCAGCGGCGGGGTGCCCCTCATCATCTGCGGGGTCACGGCAGCCGTCAATATAGACAACTACGGCAGCGGGGAGCAAGCGCCCTAGTAAGTCCTCCATTTGCTTCCGCTCTCAAGGTTATGTCACtctgtgatgaaatatttccaaaaataaaccttcatttgattttgacaaatacacactcacCACCACTatgcttttatttccctttggtgGATTTGGGTTTGAATTAGTTGTTGTGTGGCCGTTTGCATATGCAGGATATTTGGGCGGGAATTATGAAGGTACAGGTGCCATTGCATATGTTCAAAAAATGTACTGATCTGTTGTGAAGACAAATCAAAGTATTGAAATACTCtggtgtatatgtgtgttgcagctgctgGATGGCCTGGGAGCCCAGCCTGGGAGCCTTCTACGGCCCCATGGCCTTCATCGTCCTGGTGACGTGCGTCTACTTCCTCTGCACATTCGTCCAGCTGCGTCGGCACCCTGAAAAGAAGTACGAGCTCAAGCAGCTgacggaggagcagcagaggctggCCGCCGTCGATGTGCCGACCCACTGTCATCAGGGAGCCGAGCCCGGGGCCCTGGCAGCCCCGCCCAGCGGGAGCCACTGCCCCGCTGGCTGCCCGGGTGTCCCCATCAACCCGGCGCTGCTGGCCAATGAGCACTCCTTCAAGGCTCAGTTACGAACCACAGCCTTCACCCTTTTCCTGTTCTTAGCCACCTGGACTTTTGGCGCACTGGCCGTGTCGCAGGGCCACCTCCTGGATATGATCTTCAGCTGCCTCTACGGTGCCTTCTCCGTCACCCTGggcctcttcatcctcatccatcATTGTGCCAAGCGTGACGACGTTTGGCATTGCTGGTGCTCCTGTTGTCCTGGACGACGAGCCGACGCCTGCTCGGGCGCCCACGGGCCTGCCCCAGCGCGGCCCAAGGTGAACGTGAACGGAGATAACCCCGGCCACGGCCATGGCCACAGCCACTGCCACCATGACTCACCATGTGTGGGCAAAGCACTGATGAGCTGCAGTCATGGCACTTTAGGTCACTGTAAACATGCCGCCCTTCCATCCTCGCAAAACCACGTGGCGTGCTTGGCACCGGTGACGCCGTGCTGCGCCGCCCTGCATAGCcagcagctgatggaggaggagcctACGGCGACTCATGTACTGCTGCACGCGGACCCCGAGGGTTACAGGCCGGGGATCCAGTTGCACCCCTGCCTAAAGAGCAGCACCAGGACTAAAGGCCGTCAATTCAGCCGCCGGGCTGGGGCCGGCACTTGTGGAGCAGGGGGCGAGAGGGAATACGCCTATCACATCCCCTCCAGCGTGGATGGAGGCAGCGTGCAcagctcacacactgacagcccGCACAGCACACACGAGCGTCACGCCCACATCTGTCCACATCTGGCCCACGAATGCCACCATGACGGGCATCACACGTGCCACGCTGCTGCGGCCGCCGCGCATGAGGCCCTGGTGTGCCACAATCCCTGCCACAGGCACATCTGCTGTGCCAAGGCAGACCTCCTCCCTTCGCTGTGCCCGGCAGATCCAGGCGACACAGGCATCTTCCTGTGCGGCTGCGGCAAAGTGGCCGAGGAGGACCCGACGGCAGCGCATCACCATCTGGAGATGCAAGCCCCGCGCAGACAATCCTACCCCCAGAACCTGCCCAATCAGAATGGTATTCTAAAAGGGGGCCTGCACGAAGGACTCATGTACACCTCGGACAGCACGGGGAATATACGCACTGGACCCTGGAAAAATGAAACTACTGTGTAGCGTGGGAAGGAAAAATATGGGAGACGGGCAGCGCCCCCGCCTCGTCCCGCCAAAAATAAACCCTCACCTACCtttatagaataaaaaaaacaagaa
The sequence above is a segment of the Scophthalmus maximus strain ysfricsl-2021 chromosome 10, ASM2237912v1, whole genome shotgun sequence genome. Coding sequences within it:
- the LOC118283520 gene encoding adhesion G protein-coupled receptor A1 isoform X3, with the translated sequence MRIPPRGRSGTASPSRSVVEPPLLGREETLRMFPEEWDSLVWEDLKKVLSLPPYPGEFLHPVVYACTAVMLLCLFASIITYIVHHSAIRISRKGWHMLLNFCFQTALTFAVFAGGINRIKYPIICQAVGVVLHYSSLSTMLWLGVTARNIYKQVTKRPPQSQDGDPPPPPRQPLLRFYLVSGGVPLIICGVTAAVNIDNYGSGEQAPYCWMAWEPSLGAFYGPMAFIVLVTCVYFLCTFVQLRRHPEKKYELKQLTEEQQRLAAVDVPTHCHQGAEPGALAAPPSGSHCPAGCPGVPINPALLANEHSFKAQLRTTAFTLFLFLATWTFGALAVSQGHLLDMIFSCLYGAFSVTLGLFILIHHCAKRDDVWHCWCSCCPGRRADACSGAHGPAPARPKVNVNGDNPGHGHGHSHCHHDSPCVGKALMSCSHGTLGHCKHAALPSSQNHVACLAPVTPCCAALHSQQLMEEEPTATHVLLHADPEGYRPGIQLHPCLKSSTRTKGRQFSRRAGAGTCGAGGEREYAYHIPSSVDGGSVHSSHTDSPHSTHERHAHICPHLAHECHHDGHHTCHAAAAAAHEALVCHNPCHRHICCAKADLLPSLCPADPGDTGIFLCGCGKVAEEDPTAAHHHLEMQAPRRQSYPQNLPNQNGILKGGLHEGLMYTSDSTGNIRTGPWKNETTV
- the LOC118283520 gene encoding adhesion G protein-coupled receptor A1 isoform X2 → MIKLDLSACPAGRVTPSHPRATFPSARGVDSLKPPRAVPKSSCGCYHVAPKKRLDPDSKTFSRGQDEQALLTYADMLFVQHNSVAVASIHLPPAAGAPAAAAAALQSVDNSTCKLQFIVFRNGKLFPCTGNSSNLADDGKRRSVSTPVAFTKLDGCSFGSAVHSVTIALRHFALGADPTAAYWDFDLLDGHGGWRAEGCHITGSGGNTTTIHCAHHNNFAVLMDLKKVLSLPPYPGEFLHPVVYACTAVMLLCLFASIITYIVHHSAIRISRKGWHMLLNFCFQTALTFAVFAGGINRIKYPIICQAVGVVLHYSSLSTMLWLGVTARNIYKQVTKRPPQSQDGDPPPPPRQPLLRFYLVSGGVPLIICGVTAAVNIDNYGSGEQAPYCWMAWEPSLGAFYGPMAFIVLVTCVYFLCTFVQLRRHPEKKYELKQLTEEQQRLAAVDVPTHCHQGAEPGALAAPPSGSHCPAGCPGVPINPALLANEHSFKAQLRTTAFTLFLFLATWTFGALAVSQGHLLDMIFSCLYGAFSVTLGLFILIHHCAKRDDVWHCWCSCCPGRRADACSGAHGPAPARPKVNVNGDNPGHGHGHSHCHHDSPCVGKALMSCSHGTLGHCKHAALPSSQNHVACLAPVTPCCAALHSQQLMEEEPTATHVLLHADPEGYRPGIQLHPCLKSSTRTKGRQFSRRAGAGTCGAGGEREYAYHIPSSVDGGSVHSSHTDSPHSTHERHAHICPHLAHECHHDGHHTCHAAAAAAHEALVCHNPCHRHICCAKADLLPSLCPADPGDTGIFLCGCGKVAEEDPTAAHHHLEMQAPRRQSYPQNLPNQNGILKGGLHEGLMYTSDSTGNIRTGPWKNETTV